The following coding sequences are from one Streptomyces sp. NBC_01431 window:
- a CDS encoding phage tail sheath family protein, which produces MNDRAPGVFGNESSSCGVRPLSGSSTSIAALVGHLEAGEPRRITTWREFNENTSMADEGGRAADSGGVRSPYLADAVSGWFANGGGACWIVGAGQDGSVAGYEAALASLDPEVNIVVTPDLWEGGDDGAAIARVLARNCAAAPNRMALLHTAKDADAAAVPKLLGLNEEAAQYTTVYYPWLSVSGVSQGESRLIPPCGHVAGTWARTDAERGDDKALAHVALRRGTRLQRRLTAAEQGELNHMGVNCLRAFPGQGTLIWGARTLSQHSDWRYLYVRRLAGHLTASISSETRWAAFERNDERLRAAVRANVTSFLTSKWRTGALLGKNPEDSFHVICDESNNPPQTA; this is translated from the coding sequence ATGAATGACCGTGCACCCGGTGTCTTCGGCAACGAGTCGTCGTCGTGCGGAGTTCGGCCGCTGTCCGGTTCCTCGACGTCGATCGCTGCGCTTGTCGGCCACTTGGAAGCGGGCGAGCCCCGAAGGATCACGACGTGGAGGGAGTTCAATGAGAACACCTCGATGGCGGATGAGGGCGGGCGGGCTGCCGATTCGGGTGGGGTGCGATCGCCGTACCTGGCCGATGCCGTGTCCGGCTGGTTCGCCAACGGAGGCGGCGCCTGCTGGATCGTGGGCGCGGGACAGGACGGCTCGGTCGCGGGTTACGAGGCGGCCTTGGCTTCCCTGGACCCTGAGGTGAACATCGTGGTCACCCCGGACCTGTGGGAGGGCGGGGATGACGGTGCGGCGATCGCGAGGGTTCTCGCCCGGAACTGCGCGGCGGCTCCCAACCGGATGGCCCTCCTGCACACCGCCAAGGACGCGGACGCCGCCGCGGTGCCGAAGCTGCTCGGTCTGAACGAGGAGGCGGCGCAGTACACCACGGTCTACTACCCCTGGCTGTCGGTGAGCGGAGTCAGCCAAGGGGAGTCCCGGCTGATACCGCCTTGCGGGCACGTCGCGGGTACCTGGGCACGGACCGACGCCGAGCGCGGTGATGACAAGGCGCTGGCCCATGTTGCTCTCCGCAGGGGTACGCGACTGCAGCGCAGACTCACCGCTGCCGAGCAGGGCGAGCTGAACCACATGGGCGTGAACTGCCTGCGTGCCTTCCCGGGCCAGGGAACGCTGATCTGGGGCGCACGCACGCTTTCCCAGCACAGTGACTGGCGCTATCTGTACGTCCGGCGCCTCGCCGGCCACCTCACGGCGTCGATCAGTAGTGAAACCCGCTGGGCCGCCTTCGAGCGGAACGACGAGAGGCTGCGAGCCGCCGTCCGCGCGAACGTCACCTCCTTTCTCACGAGCAAGTGGCGCACCGGCGCACTCCTCGGAAAGAACCCGGAGGACTCCTTCCACGTGATCTGCGACGAGAGCAACAACCCGCCTCAGACGGCATAA
- a CDS encoding CGNR zinc finger domain-containing protein: MKFEHDNMVGVHLAVSLVNLESSGAWGAEALERALQEHAIRRSHVTGSAGEKIRVWSRRLRPVFEAASQDERCEMINALLADGAGSVYLTTHDELRPHLHFAPDGQDVQSRVKAVTAGALAIFTMEAEGERLGVCSLDSCRTAFVDTSRSGRRAYCCARCANTDAVRRHRMKRR; encoded by the coding sequence GTGAAGTTTGAACATGACAACATGGTCGGGGTTCACCTGGCCGTGTCGCTGGTAAATCTCGAGTCGAGTGGCGCCTGGGGGGCTGAGGCACTGGAACGGGCACTGCAGGAGCATGCGATCCGGCGTTCGCATGTCACTGGCTCGGCCGGTGAGAAGATCAGGGTGTGGTCGCGGCGTTTGAGGCCCGTTTTCGAGGCTGCCTCGCAGGACGAACGGTGCGAGATGATCAACGCTCTGCTCGCGGACGGCGCTGGAAGCGTGTACCTGACCACGCACGATGAGTTGCGGCCACATCTGCACTTCGCACCGGACGGCCAGGACGTCCAAAGCCGTGTGAAAGCCGTGACCGCGGGAGCTCTGGCCATCTTCACCATGGAGGCCGAGGGGGAACGGCTGGGCGTCTGCTCGCTGGACTCCTGTCGGACCGCCTTCGTCGACACCAGCCGCAGCGGTCGCCGCGCCTACTGCTGCGCGCGCTGTGCCAACACCGATGCGGTCCGCCGCCACCGGATGAAGCGGCGCTAG
- a CDS encoding PucR family transcriptional regulator, with protein MPPAVRGVVLATPGETRQLAAVLDDSLAGMFAGRPCLLVPSPGPGPGARARLELPLRGRLAAVGHQVPLKDIASSLRWALRLLALRHGLEPRPVFVDDHLSTVILLQDEPLAQALAAQWLRPLAGLTPRQSERLEATLLAWLERGGAPEAAKALNVHPQTVRYRMRQLEKLFGPQLRDPRTRFELKMTLHSRRLMAQIRIPHARRGRRTDRVTTANFTPLAVERSARVNGL; from the coding sequence TTGCCGCCCGCCGTACGGGGCGTCGTACTGGCGACCCCCGGCGAGACACGACAGCTGGCGGCCGTGCTGGACGACTCCCTCGCTGGCATGTTCGCCGGCCGGCCCTGCCTGCTCGTCCCGAGCCCCGGCCCGGGCCCGGGCGCCCGCGCGCGGCTGGAACTTCCTCTGCGCGGACGCCTCGCAGCCGTGGGCCACCAAGTCCCCCTGAAAGACATCGCGTCCTCCCTGCGCTGGGCCCTGCGCCTGCTCGCCCTCCGCCACGGGCTGGAGCCCCGGCCCGTCTTCGTCGACGACCACCTCTCCACTGTGATCCTCCTCCAGGACGAACCGCTGGCCCAGGCGCTGGCCGCCCAATGGCTGCGGCCCCTGGCAGGCCTGACCCCACGCCAGAGCGAGCGGCTGGAGGCGACCCTGCTCGCCTGGCTCGAACGCGGTGGCGCCCCAGAGGCCGCAAAGGCCCTGAACGTGCATCCCCAGACCGTCCGGTACCGCATGCGGCAACTGGAGAAACTCTTCGGACCGCAGCTACGTGACCCCCGTACCCGGTTCGAACTGAAGATGACCTTGCACAGCCGCCGCCTGATGGCGCAGATTCGGATTCCGCACGCGCGGCGGGGCCGTAGAACGGACCGCGTCACCACAGCGAACTTCACACCGCTGGCCGTGGAAAGAAGCGCCCGCGTCAACGGCCTGTGA
- a CDS encoding ornithine cyclodeaminase family protein, giving the protein MTTSLPVFDMGPIETAATSQMVLETVRDALIAHAEGRTSVPPPLHMDFPQANGDCHVKAGWITDTADFTVKIATGFYGRPGSGMPSHHHGLVCVISARTGQIRAILNDRGMLTAWRTAAAGALVTHAMARRTALTLGLFGTGEQALLQAVWLAKLRPISQILVHGRNLHNAAALSEELHKNGLPARPASALQTAGADMIITTTPATEPVLNAADVPEGTHVTGIGTDMPHKNELPPALFHRAHLIATDDHAQCLDHGDFGHAVRAGAAAPDSDIPVGRLFKTPPDRPETAITVADLTGVGALDAALASAILHHLLR; this is encoded by the coding sequence ATGACGACGTCCCTGCCCGTCTTCGACATGGGCCCTATCGAGACGGCCGCCACCTCCCAGATGGTTCTGGAGACCGTCCGTGACGCTCTCATCGCCCACGCCGAAGGCCGCACCAGCGTCCCGCCACCCCTTCACATGGACTTCCCCCAGGCCAACGGGGACTGCCATGTGAAAGCCGGCTGGATCACCGACACCGCCGACTTCACCGTCAAGATAGCGACCGGCTTCTACGGCCGCCCCGGCTCCGGCATGCCGTCCCACCACCACGGCCTGGTCTGCGTCATCAGCGCCCGTACCGGGCAGATACGGGCCATCCTCAATGACCGCGGCATGCTCACCGCCTGGCGCACCGCCGCCGCGGGCGCACTGGTCACCCATGCCATGGCCCGGCGCACGGCCCTCACCCTGGGCCTCTTCGGCACCGGAGAACAGGCCCTCCTCCAGGCCGTCTGGCTGGCCAAACTCCGCCCCATCAGCCAGATACTCGTCCACGGCCGCAACCTGCACAACGCCGCAGCCCTGTCCGAGGAACTCCACAAGAACGGCCTCCCAGCCCGGCCCGCCTCCGCACTGCAGACCGCCGGCGCCGACATGATCATCACCACCACACCGGCGACAGAACCCGTCCTGAACGCCGCAGACGTCCCCGAGGGCACCCACGTGACCGGCATCGGCACGGACATGCCCCACAAGAACGAACTGCCACCGGCGCTCTTCCACCGCGCCCACCTCATCGCAACCGACGACCACGCCCAGTGCCTCGACCACGGAGACTTCGGCCACGCCGTCCGCGCCGGGGCCGCCGCCCCCGACAGCGACATCCCGGTCGGCCGGCTTTTCAAAACGCCCCCCGACCGCCCCGAAACGGCGATCACGGTCGCCGACCTCACCGGTGTGGGAGCCCTCGACGCGGCACTCGCCTCGGCCATCCTCCACCACCTCCTGCGGTAA
- a CDS encoding helix-turn-helix transcriptional regulator, whose protein sequence is MGNVEDPQDARVRLWAPVAQAVALLLGPYAEVVLHDPDTDRVLGIWNPMTSRGVGDPSLLGELEDLEPSAQDVFGPYEKLLVDGRRLTSVSAVLRDPQGRPSAVLCINLDRTPLEQAAAVLSAFGAPTVQRPEPLFEQDWSERIQHIIGSYVRETGRPVERMTRQDRLAVLGRLEEARVFAVRRAAPVVAGALQVSRSTVYGLLAELRSPNAKD, encoded by the coding sequence ATGGGGAATGTTGAAGACCCGCAAGATGCTCGTGTGCGGCTGTGGGCGCCGGTGGCCCAGGCTGTTGCGCTGCTGCTCGGCCCGTACGCGGAGGTCGTCCTGCATGACCCGGACACCGACCGGGTCCTCGGGATCTGGAATCCGATGACCTCCCGCGGCGTGGGAGACCCCTCGTTGCTGGGGGAGCTGGAGGATCTCGAACCGTCGGCGCAGGATGTGTTTGGGCCGTACGAGAAGCTGCTCGTCGACGGCCGCCGACTGACATCGGTCAGTGCGGTCCTGCGGGATCCGCAGGGCCGGCCGTCGGCGGTGCTGTGCATCAATCTCGACCGCACTCCGCTGGAACAGGCCGCCGCGGTGCTGTCCGCCTTCGGCGCCCCCACGGTGCAGCGCCCGGAGCCGTTGTTCGAGCAGGACTGGTCCGAGCGCATACAGCACATCATCGGAAGCTACGTCCGCGAGACCGGGCGCCCCGTCGAACGCATGACCCGCCAAGACCGCCTGGCCGTTCTCGGCCGGCTGGAGGAGGCCCGGGTGTTCGCGGTCCGCCGCGCCGCTCCAGTCGTCGCCGGCGCCCTGCAGGTGTCCCGTTCCACCGTCTACGGCCTGCTCGCCGAACTCAGATCACCAAACGCGAAGGACTGA
- a CDS encoding pyridoxal phosphate-dependent aminotransferase, giving the protein MTRLPDFRLETYFSRWEFTARHHLTASDVQTMTLGELLSLADDKDREAFENLPLGYTETFGDPALREVIAQTYENAGADDVICFAGAEEALYLAMNVLLDAGDHAVVVTPNYQAAETVPMALCEVTGVALDPDRNWALDLDEVAAALRPNTRVVSVNFPNNPTGKVIDADDFTELARLCDERGIHLFSDEVYRGLEHDAARILPQAADLSERALSLNVTSKSLGLPGLRIGWITCRDRELLSRLERAKHYTTICNSAPSEVLARIALKAREPILRRNRALIAANLPAFESFFSEFADDFDWQAPDGGCVAYPRYLGPDGVEEFCTRLVEEAGVLLLPASIYHSELTPTPLDRFRIGIGRHRPEEGLAAFAQWMRTRR; this is encoded by the coding sequence ATGACTCGGCTGCCCGACTTCCGTCTGGAAACGTACTTCTCCCGCTGGGAGTTCACCGCCCGCCACCACCTGACCGCCTCCGATGTCCAGACCATGACGCTGGGCGAGCTCCTCTCCTTGGCCGACGACAAGGACCGGGAGGCCTTCGAGAACCTGCCCCTGGGATACACCGAGACCTTCGGCGACCCGGCCCTGCGCGAGGTGATCGCCCAGACGTACGAGAACGCCGGCGCGGACGACGTGATCTGCTTCGCGGGAGCCGAGGAAGCCCTCTACCTGGCGATGAACGTCCTGCTCGACGCCGGGGACCACGCCGTGGTGGTGACCCCGAACTACCAGGCCGCCGAGACCGTGCCGATGGCGCTGTGCGAGGTCACCGGCGTGGCCCTCGACCCAGACCGCAACTGGGCCCTGGACCTCGACGAAGTGGCGGCGGCGCTCCGGCCGAACACCCGTGTCGTGTCGGTGAACTTCCCCAACAACCCCACCGGCAAAGTCATCGACGCCGACGACTTCACCGAACTCGCCCGCCTGTGCGACGAGCGCGGCATCCACCTCTTCAGCGACGAGGTCTACCGCGGCCTGGAACACGACGCCGCCCGCATCCTGCCGCAAGCCGCCGACCTGTCCGAGCGCGCCCTGTCCCTGAACGTGACGTCCAAATCCCTGGGACTGCCCGGGCTGCGCATCGGCTGGATCACCTGCCGCGACCGCGAGCTGCTCTCGCGCCTGGAGCGCGCCAAGCACTACACCACCATCTGCAACTCCGCCCCCAGCGAAGTCCTGGCCCGCATCGCTCTCAAGGCCCGCGAGCCGATCCTCCGCCGCAACCGTGCGCTCATCGCAGCCAACCTGCCGGCGTTCGAGTCGTTCTTCTCCGAGTTCGCGGACGACTTCGACTGGCAGGCCCCGGACGGCGGATGCGTCGCCTACCCCCGCTACCTCGGCCCCGACGGGGTGGAGGAATTCTGCACCCGCCTGGTGGAGGAAGCCGGCGTCCTGCTCCTGCCCGCCAGCATCTACCACTCCGAACTCACCCCCACCCCACTCGACCGGTTCCGCATCGGCATCGGCCGCCACCGCCCCGAAGAAGGCCTGGCAGCCTTCGCACAGTGGATGCGGACACGCCGATGA
- a CDS encoding ATP-binding protein, with protein sequence MDASTDIETAPSPAAPTFVPPQSATHARADSRPCVWKLPHHPASAGTARRITTTVLDGWDVDGETIDQALLVVSELVTNAIEHALPPVALHLQRPGNDGALRIEVGDGGPADNEGTWTTSCAPEEHGRGVSIIALLASAHGTRILAHAVTYWAVLPAAA encoded by the coding sequence ATGGACGCCAGCACCGACATCGAAACGGCTCCCTCCCCAGCCGCCCCGACGTTCGTCCCACCGCAGTCCGCCACCCACGCCCGGGCCGACTCGCGCCCTTGCGTCTGGAAGCTCCCGCACCATCCCGCGTCCGCCGGCACAGCACGCCGCATCACCACCACCGTCCTCGATGGCTGGGACGTAGACGGCGAGACCATCGACCAAGCACTGCTCGTCGTCTCCGAACTCGTCACCAACGCCATCGAACACGCCCTGCCCCCCGTCGCCCTCCACCTCCAGCGCCCCGGAAACGACGGCGCCCTGCGCATCGAGGTCGGCGACGGCGGCCCCGCCGACAACGAGGGCACCTGGACCACCAGCTGCGCGCCGGAAGAGCACGGTCGCGGCGTGAGCATCATCGCCCTGCTGGCAAGCGCGCACGGCACCCGCATCCTGGCCCATGCCGTCACCTACTGGGCAGTCCTCCCGGCCGCCGCCTGA
- a CDS encoding AEC family transporter produces the protein MIALTVKALIPVVLLIALGYALKRSMITAEGFWSAAERLSYHVLLPALFLHSLATADTDDLPVAALAGTLVASTVTVAVLIIAFRPMMRLKDDGFTSVFQGSVRFNNYIGVTIAAGLYGTQGIATAAVCNAVIVPTVNVLCVLVFARFGSARLRLAGIVKQLVTNPLILACAGGILLQALDLPLPPGIEPALQALGAASMPLGLLCIGAALRFGAARSWAAPILTSSSVKFALMPAATFLAAQMVGLGSQALIIAVLFQALPTASSSYIMARQLGGDAPLMAGITATQTLLGIAAVPLVLALVSA, from the coding sequence GTGATCGCACTGACCGTCAAGGCCCTGATCCCGGTCGTCCTGCTGATCGCGCTGGGCTACGCGCTCAAGCGATCGATGATCACGGCCGAGGGCTTCTGGTCCGCAGCCGAGCGCCTCAGCTATCACGTGCTGCTGCCGGCTCTGTTCCTGCACAGTCTGGCGACGGCCGACACCGACGATCTGCCGGTAGCGGCCCTGGCAGGCACTCTGGTCGCCTCCACGGTGACAGTCGCCGTGCTGATCATCGCCTTCAGGCCCATGATGCGACTGAAAGACGACGGCTTCACCTCCGTCTTCCAGGGCAGCGTCAGGTTCAACAACTACATCGGCGTGACCATCGCCGCCGGCCTGTACGGCACCCAGGGCATCGCCACCGCCGCGGTCTGCAACGCGGTGATCGTGCCCACGGTCAACGTCTTGTGCGTGTTGGTCTTCGCGCGGTTCGGGAGCGCACGCCTGCGTCTTGCGGGCATCGTCAAACAGCTCGTGACCAACCCGCTCATCCTCGCCTGCGCGGGAGGTATCCTCCTCCAGGCTCTCGATCTGCCCCTGCCGCCGGGCATCGAGCCCGCGCTCCAGGCACTCGGAGCCGCCTCGATGCCGCTGGGGCTGCTGTGCATCGGCGCCGCGCTGCGCTTCGGTGCGGCACGGTCGTGGGCGGCGCCGATCCTCACGTCGTCGTCCGTCAAGTTCGCCCTCATGCCCGCCGCGACCTTCCTGGCGGCTCAGATGGTAGGCCTGGGATCCCAGGCGCTGATCATCGCCGTGCTCTTCCAGGCCCTGCCCACGGCATCGTCCTCGTACATCATGGCGAGGCAACTCGGCGGCGACGCACCGCTGATGGCCGGGATCACCGCGACGCAGACACTTCTTGGGATCGCCGCCGTCCCGCTCGTCCTGGCGCTGGTCTCGGCATAG